From a single Syngnathus scovelli strain Florida chromosome 2, RoL_Ssco_1.2, whole genome shotgun sequence genomic region:
- the dzip1 gene encoding cilium assembly protein DZIP1 isoform X1 yields the protein MVRRARLDQVDSNFLGNATIENEGYLVLCDDNCLALHVEPDVNGVVYCLFQPFQDGIYYPYSSDTQGNHSSAGIPSLLNSPLSQPSVKVHSALGMAPSSAPPTILPFRFRQRRESVDWRRIHAVDIDQVISQLDVDILQEHISTVTFCSLDGERCQRCQSPVDRALIKILQLAQLTVEWLLHCQECLTLNLQAAEERLASANMQQEQLLAHLKKQEESMMEMTAELKKRNKIIRKQQTLFAPHITNSQKCAFCKKKFLSASFLQSHMQRRHPDESDMQLQSSSEEKSQIQALKLEMNSLKEQIGQQQQILEAKAAENQKLQRHMEESELQMRESEKKSQIESLKLEIKNLKDLIQHQHIIQARSTEDEKQQSKDKDLLKELDHFKAVEMVQIQAIQKLEHQQKQQDKKWEARLVKITTHYESEKNDLQKELKRLQSAMSENQELSKRQLQEMRRKMQEKEQTIRDQREQIQNTSSNIPAKAHKVSVVGSAPAPEPKPKKVVLEELISVPQLDPIQELSEEEEDLTTIPEKRPVEKKPEPFPEKKARVPVRRNPNKTEIKRHLEQVVLTKLETVGVKPDQKKLKTKELRSILANIHTKQQSLAKKFPDYWHHRADILNTLEQQLALKKKDSNLQSLDKSRHSSQVLQTRPRSSSLPSKTSQGISEAVARQAKTPQPAPRVKTTIQPKTSTPSHKTAHKEHAPKMPPFSSFVDSEDEDTDMEDTESPQQQWGKPSHVTTNKQEAVQITARKSNLIQAMPAPAGLSSFNSQLSGGVNKTAAVMKIGNDNHDEIYEDDFSDVSELQEIDSRQLQSFKDQNGNVEKTSFGKENKVSELARRIESQVANKVSKKPVGGVSVLPEANDEVHEFLSSDLEESSDDAHSSFEDRQGKSKPAHNSGTTVRSHDSPSTSVWDSSTGKDTSIGKAPRSGLTEAGTGSTLKSSLCYLSDICDSEDFNN from the exons ATGGTAAGGAGAGCTCGGCTGGATCAGGTAGATTCGAATTTCCTAGGAAACGCTACAATCGAAAATGAAGGTTACTTGGTGTTGTGTGATGATAATTGTTTAGCTTTGCATGTCGAGCCAGATGTAAATGGCGTGGTTTATTGTCTGTTTCAGCCATTTCAGGACGGCATATACTACCCTTATAGCAGTGACACCCAGGGGAATCATTCATCAGCAGGGATCCCATCTCTCCTGAATTCCCCACTCAGCCAGCCCTCCGTAAAGGTCCATTCTGCACTAGGCATGGCTCCTTCCAGTGCGCCACCCACCATACTGCCTTTCAGGTTCCGCCAGCGTAGGGAGAGTGTAGACTGGCGGCGAATCCACGCTGTAGATATTGATCAGGTGATTAGCCAACTAGATGTGGATATCCTACAGGAGCACATAAGCACCGTGACCTTCTGCAGCTTGGATGGAGAGCGGTGTCAGCGCTGTCAGAGCCCTGTGGACCGAGCGCTCATCAAGATTCTCCAGTTGGCCCAACTCACTGTCGAATGGCTCCTCCACTGTCAGGAATGTCTCACGCTCAATCTGCAAGCAGCGGAGGAGAGGTTGGCAAGTGCCAACATGCAACAGGAGCAGCTACTGGCCCACTTGAAGAAGCAGGAGGAAAGCATGATGGAGATGACGGCCGAGCTCAAGAAACGGAATAAGATTATACGCAAACAGCAAACCCTGTTTGCTCCACATATCACCAACAGTCAAAAG tgcgcgttttgtAAAAAGAAGTTCCTCTCTGCATCATTTCTTCAAAGTCACATGCAGCGGCGCCACCCCGATGAGAGCGATATGC AGTTACAATCAAGCAGTGAGGAGAAATCTCAGATCCAAGCCCTGAAATTGGAGATGAACAGTCTGAAGGAGCAAATTGGTCAACAGCAACAAATATTGGAAGCCAAAGCGGCCGAG AATCAAAAGCTGCAGCGACACATGGAGGAGAGTGAGCTAC AGATGCGAGAAAGCGAGAAGAAATCTCAGATCGAAAGCCTCAAACTGGAGATTAAAAATCTGAAGGATCTTATTCAACACCAACACATCATTCAAGCAAGATCAACAGAG GATGAAAAGCAACAGTCCAAGGACAAAGACCTGCTAAAGGAATTAGATCATTTTAAagcggtagagatggtgcagatACAAGCCATTCAAAAGCTGGAGCATCAACAGAAACAGCAG GACAAAAAATGGGAGGCCAGGCTGGTGAAAATCACAACACATTATGAGTCAGAAAAGAATGac TTGCAGAAAGAGTTGAAAAGATTGCAGTCAGCCATGTCGGAGAACCAGGAGCTGAGCAAGAGGCAGCTGCAGGAGATGCGGAGGAAGATGCAAGAGAAGGAGCAAACCATCCGGGATCAGAGGGAGCAG ATACAAAATACATCTTCAAACATACCCGCTAAAGCACATAAAGTATCAG TGGTAGGAAGTGCACCAGCTCCAGAGCCTAAACCAAAGAAAGTTGTACTTG AGGAGCTCATCTCTGTTCCTCAGCTGGATCCAATACAAGAGCTGTCAGAAGAGGAGGAAG ACTTGACCACCATCCCTGAGAAGAGGCCAGTGGAGAAAAAGCCTGAACCCTTTCCAGAGAAGAAAGCCAGGGTTCCCGTCAGAAGGAACCCCAATAAGACGGAAATCAAGCGACATCTTGAGCAAGTTGTTTTGACGAAACTGGAGACAGTGGGAGTGAAGCCG GATCAGAAAAAACTGAAGACCAAAGAGCTCAGGTCAATTCTTGCTAATATACACACAAAGCAACAGAGCCTTGCAAAGAAATTTCCCGACTATTGGCACCATCGTGCGGACATACTTAACACTTTGGAGCAGCAGCTGGCCTTGAAGAAGAAGGACAGCAATCTCCAGTCTTTGGACAAATCCAGACACTCTTCTCAGG TGTTGCAGACGCGCCCTCGATCCAGTAGTCTACCCTCCAAAACATCGCAGGGCATCTCTGAAGCCGTAGCCCGACAAGCCAAGACCCCCCAACCTGCACCAAGAGTCAAGACCACCATCCAACCAAAGACGTCTACACCTAGCCATAAAACTGCTCATAAAGAACACGCTCCCAA AATGCCGCCTTTCAGCTCCTTTGTGGATTCAGAAGATGAGGATACAGACATGGAGGACACTGAGTCTCCTCAACAACAATGGGGCAAACCTTCACACGTCACAACAAATAAGCAGGAAGCAGTTCAAATCACTGCAAGAAAATCCAATTTGATCCAGGCGATGCCAGCTCCAGCTGGTCTTTCATCCTTTAATAGCCAACTTTCTGGTGGTGTGAACAAGACAGCAGCTGTCATGAAGATAGGGAATGACAACCATGATGAGATCTATGAGGATGACTTTTCcgatgtcagtgagctgcaggaGATTGACTCCAGGCAGCTCCAAAGTTTCAAAGACCAGAATGGCAACGTAGAAAAGACATCCTTCGGTAAAG aaaacaaaGTGAGTGAGTTGGCAAGGAGAATTGAGAGTCAGGTTGCAAATAAAGTGTCAAAGAAACCCGTAGGGGGCGTGAGCGTCTTGCCAGAGGCCAATGATGAGGTTCACGAGTTCTTG TCTTCAGATCTGGAGGAGAGCAGCGATGACGCCCATTCCTCTTTTGAAGACAGACAAGGAAAATCGAAACCCGCCCACAACTCCGGAACAACGGTGAGGAGCCATGACTCACCTAGCACCAGCGTGTGGGACTCCTCCACAGGAAAAGACACGTCCATAGGAAAAGCTCCAAGATCAG GTTTGACTGAAGCTGGAACGGGGAGCACCTTGAAGAGCAGTCTGTGTTACCTCAGTGACATCTGTGACTCGGAAGATTTTAATAATTAA